A stretch of the Sorangium aterium genome encodes the following:
- the tssJ gene encoding type VI secretion system lipoprotein TssJ has protein sequence MWIGEPRSPSPAGEGSARRPGPRRRPASLLRGAAPAKVAATIAAATFAVGLGAALPAAVSGCTSAAPPPAAPEPCDVQIVTLSIYASDNINPNENGNPRPVVVRLYQLKSSARMENATYDQILLKDKETLEDDLAKVDEVEVFPNDLVEVKFERLPDASHLVGAALFHSPKGNSWKTFYEFPLPPGEAQCGGRESDAGPPVADPRVAFFIDSTKIDNGVEFDESMFPNASAVRRLSLPKKVAAPEAPARPGK, from the coding sequence ATGTGGATCGGGGAGCCGCGTTCGCCCTCCCCCGCAGGGGAGGGCTCGGCGCGCCGGCCGGGGCCTCGACGTCGGCCGGCGTCGCTCCTCCGCGGGGCGGCCCCGGCGAAGGTCGCGGCAACCATCGCGGCGGCGACCTTCGCGGTCGGCCTCGGCGCCGCGCTGCCCGCCGCGGTCTCGGGCTGCACGTCCGCCGCGCCGCCGCCCGCGGCCCCCGAGCCGTGCGACGTCCAGATCGTGACGCTCTCGATCTACGCGTCCGACAACATCAACCCCAACGAGAACGGGAACCCCCGGCCCGTGGTCGTGCGGCTCTACCAGCTGAAGAGCAGCGCGCGCATGGAGAACGCGACGTACGACCAGATCCTCCTCAAGGACAAGGAGACGCTCGAGGACGACCTCGCCAAGGTCGACGAGGTCGAGGTCTTCCCGAACGACCTCGTCGAGGTGAAGTTCGAGCGCCTGCCCGACGCGAGCCACCTCGTCGGCGCCGCCCTGTTCCACAGCCCGAAGGGCAACAGCTGGAAGACCTTCTACGAATTCCCGCTCCCGCCCGGAGAGGCCCAGTGCGGCGGCCGCGAGTCCGACGCTGGTCCGCCCGTGGCCGATCCGCGGGTCGCGTTCTTCATCGACTCGACAAAGATCGACAACGGGGTCGAGTTCGACGAGTCGATGTTCCCCAACGCGAGCGCCGTTCGCCGGCTCAGCCTGCCGAAGAAGGTGGCCGCGCCGGAGGCGCCCGCTCGCCCGGGGAAGTGA